Proteins encoded together in one Neisseria lactamica window:
- a CDS encoding methyltransferase domain-containing protein produces the protein MDAWFEDTAMGRYVAKLEQDFFGRYLDSYRFSGMCAVQVGGRWLMPSEDVVCVPRDMSMSAENMALADVSADMLLFPHTLEGGVPSQILSEAHRILKPSGRVMLTGFNPHSLWGPGSWFDGERLPEKRFCLTLRGLKRQIADAGFDIELGKFMVYLPPVSSPGQIRFWRFMEKAGDRWWPQCAAVYGLVLVKRAAGVTPLPEWDGYLGGKALAAGAARVAD, from the coding sequence ATGGATGCATGGTTTGAAGATACGGCGATGGGGCGGTATGTTGCAAAATTGGAACAGGACTTCTTCGGGCGGTATCTGGATTCATACCGTTTTTCGGGAATGTGTGCGGTTCAGGTGGGCGGCAGGTGGCTGATGCCGTCTGAAGATGTTGTCTGTGTGCCGCGAGATATGTCGATGTCGGCGGAGAATATGGCTTTGGCGGATGTTTCTGCGGATATGCTGCTTTTTCCGCATACGCTTGAAGGCGGTGTTCCTTCGCAAATCCTGTCGGAAGCGCACCGGATATTGAAACCGTCCGGGCGTGTGATGCTGACGGGTTTTAATCCGCATTCGCTTTGGGGGCCGGGTTCGTGGTTTGACGGCGAACGCCTGCCGGAAAAACGCTTCTGCCTGACGCTTCGCGGGCTGAAAAGACAGATTGCCGATGCCGGTTTTGATATTGAACTTGGGAAATTTATGGTGTATCTGCCGCCGGTTTCGTCGCCCGGGCAAATACGCTTTTGGCGGTTTATGGAAAAGGCGGGCGACCGCTGGTGGCCGCAATGTGCCGCAGTGTACGGCTTGGTTTTGGTCAAAAGGGCGGCGGGGGTAACGCCCCTGCCGGAGTGGGACGGGTATTTGGGCGGAAAAGCCCTTGCGGCGGGTGCGGCAAGGGTTGCGGATTAG
- a CDS encoding lytic transglycosylase has product MSKLKTIVLTASGLSVCPGFLYAQNTSSHQIGLAIMRLNSSILDLPPTKQYFQSGSLWGELRQGFRMGEVNPELVRRHENKFASSRNYFGRVVNRSRPYMYHIANEVKKRNMPAEAALLPFIESAFVTKAKSHVGASGLWQFMPATGRHYGLEKTPVYDGRHDVYAATDAALNYLQYLYGLFGDWPLAFAAYNWGEGNVGRAVNRARAQGLEPTYENLRMPDETRNYVPKLLAVRNIIANPQSFGISIGDIDNKPYFQAVEPDRPIDNEAIARLAGITQSELLALNPAFNVPAFIPKNKRKLLLPAANAQTFQRNYRAANPDSLFSWEIYTPPVQTAVSDISSATGMSIADIKRLNSLSGNLVKAGHSILIAKTGTTLQTASESVAAIDIDDTPDTYWSNMPAGIMNISLAQALPADAQTAGIPVEPLPQKTAGSKPSALASLISEPASATPGARVQAAMPSETQTAASAQSVFSNDIQATDELMRLVAQSSLRLQAEESVADIINTSDASAGHSPHLPPQHTAADGKRPARLETRVAKAAGNGTDSAARIGIHRVVEGDTLFNIAKRYNVSVADLIVANNIKGNTIQKGQVLRLTQAVPAQNRIEKVSYTARKGDTFKSIAARFNIHIDDIRRLNPTLNTINPGQRVKLIGS; this is encoded by the coding sequence ATGTCCAAACTCAAAACCATCGTACTGACCGCTTCGGGTCTGTCCGTTTGTCCGGGTTTCCTATACGCCCAAAACACCTCATCACACCAAATCGGTTTGGCGATTATGCGCTTAAACTCTTCAATACTCGACCTGCCACCGACAAAACAATATTTCCAATCCGGCAGCCTCTGGGGCGAGCTGCGCCAAGGCTTCCGGATGGGCGAAGTCAATCCCGAACTGGTACGCCGCCACGAAAACAAGTTCGCCTCAAGCCGCAACTATTTCGGCAGAGTCGTCAACCGGAGCCGGCCCTATATGTACCATATTGCCAACGAAGTCAAAAAACGCAATATGCCCGCCGAAGCCGCACTCCTCCCCTTTATCGAAAGCGCGTTCGTCACCAAAGCCAAATCACACGTCGGCGCATCGGGATTATGGCAGTTTATGCCCGCCACCGGCAGGCATTACGGCTTGGAAAAAACACCGGTTTACGACGGCAGGCACGACGTTTACGCCGCCACCGATGCCGCGTTGAACTACCTGCAATACCTGTACGGGCTGTTCGGCGACTGGCCGCTCGCCTTCGCCGCCTACAATTGGGGCGAGGGCAATGTCGGACGCGCCGTCAACCGCGCACGGGCGCAAGGTCTCGAACCGACCTACGAAAACCTGCGTATGCCCGATGAAACGCGCAACTACGTCCCCAAGCTCCTTGCCGTCCGCAACATTATCGCCAATCCCCAATCCTTCGGCATCAGCATCGGCGATATAGACAACAAACCCTATTTTCAGGCAGTCGAACCGGACCGCCCCATCGATAACGAAGCCATCGCCCGGCTTGCCGGCATCACGCAAAGCGAGCTGCTCGCCCTAAACCCGGCATTCAACGTCCCCGCGTTTATCCCCAAAAACAAACGCAAACTGCTGCTTCCCGCCGCAAACGCCCAAACCTTCCAACGCAACTACCGCGCCGCCAACCCCGACAGCCTGTTCTCTTGGGAAATCTATACACCCCCCGTACAAACCGCCGTATCCGATATTTCCTCCGCAACAGGTATGAGCATTGCCGACATCAAACGTCTCAACAGCCTGAGCGGCAACCTTGTCAAGGCGGGACACAGCATCCTGATTGCCAAAACCGGCACAACCCTTCAGACGGCATCGGAGTCCGTTGCCGCCATCGACATCGACGACACGCCGGACACCTACTGGTCCAATATGCCGGCTGGGATAATGAATATCAGCCTTGCCCAAGCCCTGCCTGCCGACGCGCAAACCGCCGGCATCCCCGTCGAACCCCTGCCGCAAAAAACCGCCGGCAGCAAGCCTTCCGCCCTTGCCTCCCTGATTTCCGAGCCCGCATCGGCAACGCCGGGCGCTCGTGTTCAAGCCGCAATGCCGTCTGAAACCCAAACTGCGGCATCCGCGCAAAGCGTTTTCTCAAACGACATACAGGCAACGGACGAACTGATGAGGCTTGTCGCCCAAAGCAGCCTGCGCCTGCAGGCGGAAGAAAGCGTTGCCGACATCATCAACACATCCGACGCATCTGCCGGACACAGCCCCCACCTGCCTCCGCAGCATACCGCCGCCGACGGCAAACGCCCCGCCCGTTTGGAAACACGCGTAGCCAAAGCCGCCGGCAACGGAACAGACTCCGCCGCCCGCATCGGAATCCACCGCGTCGTGGAAGGCGATACCCTGTTCAACATCGCCAAACGCTACAACGTCAGCGTAGCCGACCTGATTGTCGCCAACAACATCAAAGGCAACACCATCCAAAAAGGACAGGTGCTCCGCCTGACCCAGGCAGTCCCTGCCCAAAACCGTATCGAAAAAGTATCCTACACCGCGCGCAAAGGCGATACTTTCAAAAGCATTGCCGCCCGTTTCAATATACACATCGACGACATCCGCAGGCTCAACCCCACCCTGAACACCATCAATCCGGGACAGAGGGTCAAACTGATTGGAAGCTGA
- a CDS encoding 16S rRNA pseudouridine(516) synthase, which translates to MKLIKYLQYQGIGSRKQCQWLIRGGYVSINGTCMDDTDADIDSSSVETLDIDGKAVTVIPEPYFYILLNKPTDYETSHKPKHYRSIFSLFPDNMRNIDMQAVGRLDADTTGVLLITNDGHLNHKLTSPNHKIPKLYEVTLKHPAGETLCETLKNGVLLHDENETVYAADAVLESPSALLLTITEGKYHQVKRMVAAAGNRVQHLHRRRFAHLETENLKPGEWKFIGCPKF; encoded by the coding sequence ATGAAACTCATCAAATACCTGCAATATCAAGGCATAGGAAGCCGCAAACAGTGCCAATGGCTGATTAGGGGCGGTTACGTCTCCATCAACGGAACCTGCATGGACGATACCGATGCAGACATCGATTCCTCATCCGTCGAAACGTTGGATATTGACGGCAAAGCAGTAACCGTTATTCCCGAACCTTATTTCTATATCCTGCTCAACAAACCCACAGATTACGAAACTTCACACAAACCGAAGCACTACCGCAGCATATTCAGCCTGTTCCCCGACAATATGCGGAACATCGATATGCAGGCGGTCGGCAGGCTGGATGCGGATACGACCGGCGTATTGCTGATTACCAACGACGGACACCTGAACCACAAGCTGACTTCCCCCAACCATAAAATCCCCAAACTGTACGAAGTTACACTCAAGCATCCTGCCGGCGAAACGCTTTGCGAAACCCTGAAAAACGGTGTCCTGCTCCACGACGAAAACGAAACGGTTTACGCCGCCGATGCCGTATTGGAAAGCCCGTCCGCATTGCTCCTGACCATTACCGAGGGAAAATACCACCAAGTCAAACGTATGGTCGCCGCCGCAGGCAACCGCGTGCAGCATCTTCACCGCCGGCGATTCGCACATCTGGAAACAGAAAACCTCAAACCCGGGGAATGGAAATTTATCGGATGCCCCAAATTCTGA
- a CDS encoding sodium-dependent transporter yields MSSPSNTNRQTWSSRLTYILTVAGATVGFGATWRFPYLVGENGGGAYVFLFCIAMLVIGIPMILVENVIGRRKGVNALDAFGGSMNGKPVAKIWKLVGWMGLLGAFGIMAYYMVLGGWVISYIVNIISGNLNISNPVDGGITKSFFTEHIENSPWEIAFYTFLFVLVNQWILVKGVIGGIEKAAKYLMPLLFLFLIAMVVRNVTLPGAMEGITFYLKPDFSKITAELFVFVLGQVFFALSLGFGVMITLSSYLDKNENLVQTAVITAITNTIIAVLAGFMIFPSLFSFGVAPDSGPTLVFQSLPIVFSHMWAGPVFAVIFFSLLLIAALTTSLTIYEVLITTIQEKTKIRRTAAITIVLTGIFIFGNIPSILSYGPWKDVSIFGKNIFDAFDYISGNILFMLTALGSALFVGFVMKDEAKDELLYKGNHTTVNIWFAYVKYLVPLVILLIFVSNLF; encoded by the coding sequence ATGTCTTCCCCTTCAAATACCAACCGTCAAACTTGGTCCAGCCGTTTGACTTATATCCTTACCGTTGCCGGCGCGACTGTCGGCTTCGGCGCGACGTGGCGTTTCCCGTATTTGGTCGGTGAAAACGGCGGCGGCGCGTATGTATTTTTATTCTGTATCGCGATGCTGGTTATCGGCATTCCGATGATTTTGGTGGAAAACGTCATCGGGCGGCGCAAAGGTGTGAACGCGCTGGACGCGTTCGGCGGCTCGATGAACGGCAAACCCGTCGCCAAAATTTGGAAACTGGTCGGCTGGATGGGCTTGCTCGGCGCGTTCGGCATTATGGCTTATTACATGGTACTCGGCGGCTGGGTCATCAGCTATATCGTTAATATTATTAGCGGAAACCTGAATATTTCCAATCCCGTCGACGGCGGAATAACGAAAAGCTTCTTTACCGAACACATTGAAAACAGCCCTTGGGAAATTGCGTTCTACACTTTCTTGTTTGTCCTTGTAAACCAATGGATTTTGGTTAAAGGCGTGATTGGCGGCATTGAAAAAGCGGCAAAATACCTGATGCCGCTGCTGTTTTTATTCCTAATCGCGATGGTCGTCCGCAACGTTACCCTGCCGGGTGCGATGGAAGGGATTACGTTTTATCTGAAACCTGATTTCAGCAAGATTACCGCCGAACTGTTCGTCTTCGTTTTGGGACAGGTATTTTTTGCCTTGAGCCTGGGCTTCGGCGTGATGATTACTTTGTCCAGCTATTTGGATAAAAACGAAAATCTGGTGCAAACCGCAGTCATCACGGCAATTACCAATACCATCATCGCCGTACTGGCGGGCTTTATGATTTTCCCGTCGCTCTTCAGCTTCGGCGTTGCCCCGGATTCCGGCCCGACTTTGGTATTCCAAAGTTTGCCGATTGTGTTCTCGCATATGTGGGCAGGACCTGTGTTCGCCGTCATTTTCTTCTCGCTGCTCCTGATTGCCGCGTTGACGACTTCGCTGACGATTTATGAAGTGTTGATTACGACCATTCAGGAAAAAACCAAAATCCGCCGTACCGCCGCGATTACCATCGTACTGACAGGTATTTTTATCTTCGGCAATATCCCGTCCATTCTGAGCTACGGCCCGTGGAAAGATGTTTCCATATTCGGCAAAAATATTTTCGATGCTTTCGACTACATCAGCGGCAACATCTTGTTTATGCTGACCGCGCTCGGTTCCGCGCTGTTTGTCGGTTTCGTGATGAAGGACGAAGCAAAGGACGAATTACTTTATAAAGGCAACCATACGACGGTCAATATTTGGTTTGCCTATGTGAAATACCTTGTGCCATTGGTGATTTTGCTGATTTTCGTCAGCAACCTGTTCTAA
- the cmk gene encoding (d)CMP kinase, translating into MNRQKVIAIDGPGASGKGTVAARVAAALGYDYLDTGALYRLTALYAQKQGVEWHDEENVSVLAEKLPAVFSGSRILLDGEDVSDGIRTEAIGMGASAVAQLPKVRSALLQRQRGFLTAKGLVADGRDTGSVVFPQAELKIFLTAESKIRAERRAKQIGIPCEGAAFDRILSDIEARDEADRNRTLAPLKQQPDARLLDTSHIGIEETVKKVLDWYREV; encoded by the coding sequence ATGAACAGACAAAAAGTCATCGCCATCGACGGCCCGGGCGCATCCGGCAAAGGAACGGTCGCCGCCCGCGTCGCCGCCGCATTGGGATACGATTATCTCGATACCGGCGCGCTCTACCGCCTGACCGCCCTATATGCACAAAAACAAGGCGTGGAATGGCACGATGAAGAAAACGTTTCCGTACTTGCCGAAAAACTGCCCGCCGTATTTTCAGGCAGCCGCATCCTGCTCGACGGCGAAGACGTTTCAGACGGCATCCGGACAGAAGCCATCGGCATGGGTGCATCCGCCGTTGCGCAATTGCCTAAAGTCCGCTCCGCCCTGCTGCAACGCCAACGCGGCTTCCTGACCGCCAAAGGGCTGGTCGCCGACGGACGGGACACCGGATCGGTCGTCTTTCCCCAAGCCGAACTCAAAATCTTCCTGACGGCAGAATCCAAAATCAGGGCGGAACGCCGCGCCAAACAAATCGGCATCCCCTGCGAAGGCGCGGCATTCGACCGTATCCTGTCCGACATTGAAGCCAGGGACGAAGCAGACCGCAACCGCACGCTAGCCCCCCTGAAGCAGCAGCCCGATGCCCGACTTTTGGACACAAGCCATATCGGCATAGAAGAAACCGTAAAAAAAGTACTTGATTGGTATCGTGAAGTTTAA
- the rpsA gene encoding 30S ribosomal protein S1: MSMENFAQLLEESFTLQEMNPGEVITAEVVAIDQNFVTVNAGLKSESLIDVAEFKNAQGEIEVKVGDFVTVTIESVENGFGETKLSREKAKRAADWIALEEAMENGDILSGVINGKVKGGLTVMVNSIRAFLPGSLVDVRPVKDTSHFEGKEIEFKVIKLDKKRNNVVVSRRAVLEATLGEERKALLENLQEGAIIKGVVKNITDYGAFVDLGGIDGLLHITDLAWRRVKHPSEVLEVGQEVEAKVLKFDQEKQRVSLGMKQLGEDPWNGLTRRYPQGTRLFGKVSNLTDYGAFVEIEQGIEGLVHVSEMDWTNKNVHPSKVVQLGDEVEVMILEIDENRRRISLGMKQCQANPWEEFAANHNKGDKISGAVKSITDFGIFVGLPGGIDGLVHLSDLSWTESGEEAVRKYKKGEEVEAVVLAIDVEKERISLGIKQLEGDPFGNFISVNDKGSLVKGTVKSVDAKGAVVALSDEVEGYLPASEFAADRVEDLSTKLKEGDEVEAVVLTVDRKNRSIKLSVKAKDAKESREALNSVNAAANANAGTTSLGDLLKAKLSGEQE; the protein is encoded by the coding sequence ATGTCTATGGAAAATTTTGCCCAACTGCTGGAAGAAAGCTTTACCCTGCAAGAAATGAACCCGGGCGAAGTGATTACCGCCGAAGTCGTGGCAATCGATCAAAACTTCGTTACCGTAAACGCAGGCCTGAAATCAGAATCCCTGATTGACGTTGCCGAGTTCAAAAACGCCCAAGGCGAAATCGAAGTCAAAGTCGGCGATTTCGTTACCGTTACCATCGAATCCGTCGAAAACGGCTTCGGCGAAACCAAACTGTCCCGCGAAAAAGCCAAACGCGCCGCCGACTGGATCGCCCTGGAAGAAGCGATGGAAAACGGCGACATCCTCTCCGGCGTCATCAACGGCAAAGTCAAAGGCGGTCTGACCGTTATGGTAAACAGCATCCGCGCATTCCTGCCGGGCTCCCTGGTCGACGTACGCCCCGTCAAAGACACTTCCCACTTTGAAGGCAAAGAAATCGAATTCAAAGTCATCAAACTGGACAAAAAACGCAACAACGTCGTCGTTTCCCGCCGCGCCGTTTTGGAAGCTACTTTGGGCGAAGAACGCAAAGCCTTGCTGGAAAACCTGCAAGAAGGCGCGATTATCAAAGGCGTGGTCAAAAATATTACCGATTACGGCGCATTCGTCGACTTGGGCGGTATCGACGGCCTGCTGCACATCACCGACCTGGCTTGGCGCCGCGTCAAACACCCGAGCGAAGTATTGGAAGTCGGTCAGGAAGTTGAAGCCAAAGTATTGAAATTCGACCAAGAAAAACAACGCGTTTCCCTGGGTATGAAACAACTGGGCGAAGATCCTTGGAACGGCCTGACCCGCCGTTATCCGCAAGGCACCCGCCTGTTCGGCAAAGTATCCAACCTGACCGATTACGGCGCATTTGTCGAAATCGAACAAGGCATCGAAGGCTTGGTACACGTTTCCGAAATGGACTGGACCAACAAAAACGTACACCCGAGCAAAGTCGTACAACTGGGTGACGAAGTCGAAGTCATGATTTTGGAAATCGACGAAAACCGCCGCCGTATCTCTTTGGGTATGAAACAATGCCAGGCCAATCCTTGGGAAGAGTTTGCCGCCAACCACAACAAAGGCGACAAGATTTCCGGCGCGGTTAAATCCATTACCGATTTCGGTATCTTCGTCGGCCTGCCCGGCGGCATCGACGGCCTTGTCCACTTGTCCGACCTCTCTTGGACGGAATCCGGAGAAGAAGCCGTACGCAAATACAAAAAAGGCGAAGAAGTCGAAGCCGTCGTATTGGCAATCGATGTTGAAAAAGAACGCATCTCTTTGGGTATCAAACAACTGGAAGGCGATCCGTTCGGCAACTTCATCAGCGTGAACGACAAAGGCTCTTTGGTTAAAGGCACTGTGAAATCTGTCGATGCGAAAGGCGCCGTTGTCGCCCTGTCCGACGAAGTGGAAGGCTACCTGCCTGCTTCCGAATTTGCAGCCGACCGCGTTGAAGACCTGAGCACCAAACTGAAAGAAGGCGACGAAGTTGAAGCCGTCGTCTTAACCGTCGACCGCAAAAACCGCAGCATCAAACTCTCCGTCAAAGCTAAAGATGCCAAAGAAAGCCGCGAAGCACTGAACTCCGTCAATGCCGCCGCCAATGCGAATGCCGGTACCACCAGCTTGGGTGACCTGCTGAAAGCCAAACTTTCCGGCGAGCAAGAATAA
- a CDS encoding integration host factor subunit beta has product MTKSELMVRLAEVFAAKNGTHLLAKDVEYSVKVLVDTMTRSLARGQRIEIRGFGSFDLNHRPARIGRNPKTGERVEVPEKHVPHFKPGKELRERVDLALKENAN; this is encoded by the coding sequence ATGACGAAGTCCGAGTTAATGGTTCGCCTGGCAGAAGTGTTTGCCGCCAAAAACGGCACGCATCTTCTGGCAAAAGACGTAGAGTACAGCGTGAAAGTCTTGGTTGACACCATGACCCGATCGCTTGCCCGAGGCCAACGCATCGAAATTCGAGGTTTCGGCAGCTTCGATTTGAACCATCGTCCTGCCCGTATCGGCCGCAATCCCAAAACCGGGGAGCGGGTGGAAGTACCTGAAAAACACGTACCCCACTTCAAGCCCGGTAAAGAATTGCGCGAACGGGTTGACTTGGCTTTAAAAGAAAATGCCAACTAA
- a CDS encoding MerR family transcriptional regulator, with protein sequence MTYTTAKAAEKIGISVHTLRFYDKEGLLPNIGRDEYGNRCFTDNDLQWLGLLQCLKNTGMSLKDIKRFAECTIIGDNTIEERLSLFENQIENVKCQIAELTRYLDLLEYKLAFYQKAKALGSVKAVNFPQIPETA encoded by the coding sequence ATGACTTATACCACTGCCAAAGCCGCCGAAAAAATAGGCATCTCCGTCCACACCCTACGTTTTTACGACAAAGAAGGCTTGTTGCCTAATATCGGACGTGATGAATATGGTAACCGCTGTTTTACCGATAACGATTTGCAATGGTTGGGCTTATTGCAATGCTTGAAAAATACGGGAATGAGCTTGAAAGACATCAAACGTTTTGCGGAATGCACCATCATCGGCGACAATACCATTGAAGAACGCCTTTCCTTGTTTGAAAATCAAATAGAAAATGTGAAGTGTCAGATTGCCGAATTAACACGCTATTTAGATTTGCTTGAATACAAATTGGCGTTTTACCAAAAAGCGAAAGCATTAGGCTCTGTAAAAGCCGTGAATTTTCCGCAAATTCCTGAAACGGCTTAG
- a CDS encoding S-(hydroxymethyl)glutathione dehydrogenase/class III alcohol dehydrogenase, which produces MEMKPTDSTIKSRAAVAFAPNQPLQIVEIDVEMPRKGEVLIRNTHTGVCHTDAFTLSGNDPEGVFPVVLGHEGAGVVVAVGEGVSSVKPGDHVIPLYTAECGECEFCRSGKTNLCVSVRDTQGKGLMPDGTTRFSYQGQPIYHYMGCSTFSEYSVVAEVSLAKINPEANHEQVCLLGCGVTTGIGAVHNTAKVQEGDSVAVFGLGAIGLAVVQGARQAKAGRIIAIDTNPSKFELAKQFGATDCLNPNDYDKPIKDVLLGINKWGIDHTFECIGNVNVMRQALESAHRGWGQSIIIGVAGAGQEISTRPFQLVTGRVWKGSAFGGVKGRSELPKMVEDSMKGDIELEPFVTHTLTLDQINEAFELMHEGKSIRAVIHY; this is translated from the coding sequence ATGGAAATGAAACCAACCGATTCAACCATCAAATCTCGTGCGGCGGTGGCATTCGCTCCCAATCAACCCTTACAAATTGTGGAAATCGACGTAGAAATGCCACGCAAAGGCGAAGTGTTAATCCGTAACACTCATACGGGCGTGTGCCATACTGATGCGTTTACGTTATCAGGAAACGATCCTGAAGGCGTATTCCCCGTGGTGCTTGGGCACGAAGGTGCCGGTGTGGTCGTTGCTGTGGGCGAGGGTGTGTCAAGCGTAAAACCGGGCGATCACGTTATTCCGCTTTACACCGCCGAATGTGGCGAATGTGAGTTTTGCCGTTCGGGTAAAACCAACTTGTGCGTCTCAGTGCGTGACACGCAAGGTAAAGGTTTAATGCCGGACGGCACGACACGTTTTTCTTATCAAGGTCAGCCGATCTATCACTATATGGGCTGTTCGACTTTCAGTGAATACTCAGTTGTTGCCGAAGTTTCACTGGCGAAAATCAACCCTGAAGCCAACCACGAACAAGTATGTTTGCTCGGCTGCGGTGTGACCACAGGTATTGGTGCGGTACATAATACGGCAAAAGTGCAAGAAGGCGACTCTGTTGCCGTATTTGGCTTGGGGGCGATTGGTTTGGCGGTGGTGCAAGGTGCGCGTCAAGCCAAAGCCGGCCGCATTATCGCCATTGATACCAATCCCTCAAAATTCGAGTTGGCAAAACAGTTCGGTGCAACGGATTGTCTAAATCCGAACGATTACGATAAACCGATCAAAGATGTGTTGTTAGGTATTAATAAATGGGGTATTGACCATACCTTTGAATGTATCGGCAATGTAAACGTAATGCGCCAGGCATTAGAAAGTGCACACCGTGGTTGGGGACAATCCATTATCATCGGCGTAGCGGGTGCGGGACAAGAAATTTCAACGCGTCCGTTCCAATTGGTAACAGGTCGTGTTTGGAAAGGCTCTGCATTTGGTGGTGTGAAAGGTCGCTCCGAACTTCCGAAAATGGTGGAAGATTCAATGAAAGGCGATATCGAGTTAGAACCGTTTGTAACCCACACACTGACACTCGATCAAATCAATGAAGCCTTTGAGTTAATGCACGAAGGTAAATCGATCCGCGCTGTTATTCATTACTAA
- the fghA gene encoding S-formylglutathione hydrolase, which produces MKLIEQHQIFGGSQQVWAHYAQTLQCEMKFAVYLPDNPENRPLGVIYWLSGLTCTEQNFITKSGFQRYAAEHQVIVVAPDTSPRGEQVPNDAAYDLGQGAGFYLNATEQPWATNYQMYDYILNELPRLIEKHFPTNGKRSIMGHSMGGHGALVLALRNPERYQSVSAFSPILSPSLVPWGEKAFSAYLGNNREKWQQYDASSLIRQGYKVQGMRIDQGLEDEFLQIQLRTEDFIETCRAANQLADVRFHKGYDHSYYFIAGFIGEHIAYHAAFLK; this is translated from the coding sequence ATGAAACTAATCGAACAACATCAAATTTTTGGCGGTTCGCAACAAGTTTGGGCGCATTATGCCCAAACGTTGCAATGCGAAATGAAATTTGCCGTCTATTTGCCGGATAATCCGGAGAATCGACCGCTAGGTGTGATTTATTGGCTTTCCGGTTTGACGTGTACGGAACAAAATTTCATTACCAAATCGGGCTTTCAGCGTTACGCGGCAGAACATCAGGTGATTGTAGTTGCGCCCGACACCAGCCCTCGCGGAGAGCAAGTACCGAACGATGCGGCTTACGATTTAGGACAGGGTGCGGGCTTTTATCTGAATGCGACCGAGCAACCTTGGGCAACGAATTATCAAATGTATGATTATATTTTGAATGAGTTGCCCCGTCTGATTGAGAAACATTTTCCTACCAACGGCAAACGTTCCATTATGGGGCATTCGATGGGCGGACACGGCGCATTGGTATTGGCACTGCGAAACCCGGAACGTTATCAAAGTGTTTCTGCCTTTTCGCCCATTTTGTCGCCAAGCCTCGTGCCTTGGGGAGAAAAAGCCTTTTCTGCCTATTTGGGAAACAATCGTGAAAAATGGCAGCAATATGATGCAAGTTCGCTCATCCGACAAGGCTATAAAGTGCAAGGTATGCGCATTGATCAGGGCTTGGAAGATGAGTTTTTACAGATACAATTGCGTACCGAAGATTTTATCGAAACCTGTCGTGCGGCAAACCAGCTGGCCGATGTGCGCTTCCATAAAGGATACGATCACAGCTATTACTTCATCGCCGGTTTTATTGGCGAGCATATTGCCTATCACGCGGCATTTTTGAAGTAA